The Xenopus tropicalis strain Nigerian chromosome 2, UCB_Xtro_10.0, whole genome shotgun sequence genome window below encodes:
- the LOC101730344 gene encoding olfactory receptor 52N5, with translation METVPNASTSFILLGLQEMEHYKYLYCAFLLVTYLLILSFSLFIVFVVFVNESLHCPMYTLIANLMLTGIFGVSCFLPKLILDLFFSSKVISRAACLIQSFCVTLFAYCEISTFTIMAYDTYLAVCHPLRYAAIMTNRTALRLIAGSLIFSLVIVALLLFLSARLPLCGSHINNFFCDYMSIFILSCVSNPLTKLYGTIVFTAYLTGTMMTIAYSYLRILLVCLKVSRNAGKKAIHTLVTHVLNFSIFLIGTLFIFIRYRLENINLPLVFHILLSIAGLVFPPLLNPLIYGIRTKALRVRVISHLQKTIVKILIG, from the coding sequence ATGGAGACCGTGCCCAACGCCAGCACTAGTTTCATCCTCCTTGGCCTTCAGGAGATGGAACATTATAAATATCTATACTGCGCTTTTCTCCTCGTGACCTACCTTCTCATTCTGAGTTTTAGTTTGTTCATCGTCTTTGTGGTGTTTGTCAATGAAAGCCTCCATTGCCCCATGTACACGCTCATAGCCAACCTCATGCTAACTGGCATATTTGGGGTCTCGTGCTTCCTCCCCAAGTTAATACTGGACTTGTTCTTCTCATCCAAAGTGATCTCAAGAGCCGCCTGTCTCATCCAGTCCTTCTGCGTCACTCTTTTCGCCTACTGTGAGATCTCCACGTTCACCATTATGGCGTACGACACTTATTTAGCCGTATGCCACCCATTACGTTATGCCGCCATAATGACCAATAGGACGGCTCTGAGACTCATCGCAGGATCCCTGATCTTCAGCCTCGTCATTGTTGCCCTCTTACTTTTCCTTTCTGCAAGATTGCCTCTGTGTGGGTCTCACATTAACAATTTCTTTTGCGATTACatgtctatatttattctgtcttGTGTTAGTAACCCCTTAACCAAGTTGTACGGCACCATTGTATTTACAGCCTACCTAACTGGCACCATGATGACTATAGCCTATTCCTACCTGAGGATACTCCTCGTCTGCCTCAAGGTCTCCAGAAATGCCGGTAAGAAAGCCATTCACACCCTGGTCACCCACGTCCtcaatttttccattttcctcataGGAACCTTGTTTATATTTATCCGGTACAGACTGGAGAACATTAACCTTCCTCTTGTTTTCCACATTTTGCTCTCCATAGCTGGCTTGGTCTTTCCTCCACTCTTGAACCCTCTCATATACGGGATAAGAACAAAAGCACTGAGAGTGAGAGTGATTTCTCACCTGCAAAAAACAATTGTAAAGATATTGATTGGCTGA